From the Ammospiza caudacuta isolate bAmmCau1 chromosome 26, bAmmCau1.pri, whole genome shotgun sequence genome, one window contains:
- the LOC131568154 gene encoding skin secretory protein xP2-like codes for MDGQRDGDPGTEDNEHSPAPRPPPTPAPGGRAAPAEGRGGDGGPAGSAPSPGLGGAQPPLAAPPPRQPELGRSRREPGGARSAQRSPPGMREAVSERPRRGCRGRGGGGGCRPPEVARPQPMGEGLGRGASPSELAPALRHHREGLNFIPYSPSLGTPCGHSAGKVGLVAPVPACGNRRPRARIAPEPRAGLGSELCARRSLPIPGSRRWEGENPQTALEALEVGRDAQGPAPVPGTCSNARSGFGDLLRCQEPAPALGTHCSARSSAQGPTPKGRDPLWFWGPAVVPKTRSGAQGPAPVPATPKGRRGNGPCPAPGVAGDPPRPPGGDTRVAPVAFL; via the exons atggatggacagagggatggggacCCGGGGACGGAGGATAACGAGCACAGCCCCGCACCGAGGCCCCCCCCGACCCCCGCCCCGGGCGGAAGGGCGGCCCCGGCGGAGGGGCGGGGAGGGGACGGCGGCCCCGCCGGCTCTGCCCCTTCGCCGGGGCTCGGCGGAGCGCAGCCGCCCCTCGCCGCGCCCCCTCCCCGGCAGCCGGAGCTCGGCAGAAGCCGGCGGGAGCCCGGCGGAGCCCGGAGCGCGCAGCGGAGCCCGCCGGGGATGCGGGAGGCG GTGAGTGAGCGGCCCCGGCGGGGGTGCCGGGGGCGGGGTGGTGGCGGCGGCTGTCGCCCGCCCGAGGTGGCGCGTCCCCAACCCATGGGCGAGGGGCTGGGGCGGGGGGCGAGCCCCTCCGAGCTGGCACCGGCGCTGCGGCACCACAGAGAGGGGCTCAACTTCATCCCCTATTCCCCG AGCTTGGGAACGCCGTGTGGGCACTCAGCGGGCAAAGTTGGGCTCGTGGCTCCGGTTCCTGCGTGCGGGAATCGCCGTCCCCGCGCCCGCATCGCGCCGGAGCCGCGGGCTGGGCTCGGCTCGGAGCTTTGTGCCCGGAGATCGCTCCCGATCCCCGGCAGCCGCCGCTGGGAAGGGGAGAACCCTCAGACCGcgctgg AGGCCCTCGAGGTGGGCAGAGATGCCCAGGGACCTGCGCCAGTGCCAGGGACCTGCTCCAATGCCCGCTCCGGTTTTGGGGACCTGCTCAGGTGCCAGGAACCTGCTCCAGCGCTGGGGACCCACTGCAGTGCCCGCTCCAGTGCCCAGGGACCCACTCCCAAGGGAAGGGACCCGCTCTGGTTTTGGGGACCCGCTGTGGTACCAAAGACCCGCTCCGGTGCCCAGGGACCCGCCCCGGTGCCCGCCACTCCCAAAGGACGCAGAGGGAACGGCCCGTGCCCAGCCCCGGGGGTGGCAGGGGACCCACCCCGCCCGCCGGGGGGGGACACGCGGGTGGCCCCTGTCGCGTTCCTGTAG